A single genomic interval of Chloroflexota bacterium harbors:
- a CDS encoding AAA family ATPase codes for MTADVLSLETDFKERLLSLKPLDLCTYESLLRTRYPETEGLFSIPGLLDHTQQVMEAVRANAGTLDTATAQALYLAALLHAVGQSGDQLSDSIGVTVERAREVCFRLGIKPSVRDDVVYLVRHQHIPWLYGVRHYNVLRYLQLSAMLNTQALYLLARADIEADGERSRIRSTHPLEAFRRTCEEAGVFGQRPQIWLSEEDLDALGVHEPDERLRLRHEVLERQLRGLFDNPAQARAWVSAIVRRPHGTLYLTVGVPGSGKTTWVQQSLPGVRRISMDDQRELLLGSRSDQSLNPEVFRACSYRLHEALARNETVIWDAQSHTLAQRRNVLRAARGHHATVIIIHFDVPLCVALERNRMREFAVPDEVIIRSYRRLLEPRDYEAEEIRRIIA; via the coding sequence ATGACGGCCGACGTCCTCTCGCTGGAAACGGATTTCAAGGAACGGCTTTTGTCCCTCAAGCCGCTGGATCTCTGCACCTATGAGTCGCTCCTCCGTACACGCTATCCAGAGACGGAGGGGCTTTTCTCCATCCCAGGGCTGTTAGACCACACACAGCAGGTGATGGAAGCAGTGCGCGCTAACGCAGGAACACTGGATACGGCGACGGCGCAGGCACTTTATTTAGCGGCATTACTGCACGCAGTCGGGCAAAGTGGAGATCAACTGTCCGACTCCATAGGTGTCACCGTGGAACGAGCACGGGAAGTCTGCTTCAGGCTAGGCATCAAACCTTCCGTGCGCGATGACGTGGTTTACCTAGTACGCCATCAACACATCCCCTGGCTCTATGGAGTCCGGCATTATAATGTGCTTCGCTATTTACAACTATCCGCTATGCTGAACACACAGGCGCTCTATCTACTCGCCCGCGCGGATATAGAGGCGGATGGCGAACGTTCTAGAATCAGATCAACGCACCCACTGGAGGCTTTCCGGCGCACTTGCGAGGAGGCCGGTGTCTTTGGTCAGCGGCCGCAAATTTGGCTTAGCGAGGAGGATCTGGATGCTCTGGGTGTCCATGAACCAGATGAACGGCTCCGGCTGCGCCACGAAGTGTTGGAGAGGCAACTGCGCGGCTTGTTCGATAACCCTGCCCAGGCCCGTGCTTGGGTTTCTGCCATCGTCAGGCGGCCACATGGCACCTTGTATCTAACTGTGGGGGTGCCAGGCAGTGGCAAGACAACCTGGGTACAACAATCTCTCCCAGGTGTGCGACGGATCTCAATGGACGATCAGCGGGAACTCCTCCTGGGTAGCCGCAGCGACCAAAGCCTAAACCCAGAAGTCTTTCGTGCCTGCTCGTACCGGCTTCACGAGGCGTTGGCACGAAACGAGACAGTCATCTGGGATGCACAAAGCCACACCTTGGCTCAGCGGAGAAACGTGCTCCGCGCTGCACGAGGCCATCATGCAACTGTGATCATCATACATTTTGATGTGCCCCTGTGCGTGGCGTTAGAACGCAATCGAATGCGGGAGTTTGCTGTGCCCGATGAGGTGATAATCCGCAGTTACAGGCGCTTGTTGGAGCCCCGGGATTATGAGGCAGAAGAAATCCGGCGCATCATCGCCTAG
- a CDS encoding alpha/beta fold hydrolase — protein sequence MTEQSIQPDAFYFTSGPVGCLLLHEFMGSPAEMRSMGEYLAEKGFTVSGPLLPGHGTEPNNLSNIHWRDWWAAAEEAFYELRNKCHLVFVAGFSMGALLALRLAAYHPVRGLILMAPAIAEGNLRSGLTLLRHYARGGCVPLERDDSIGESKMCLNIWRYDKAPIRAIFQVYRLQKEVMPFLSRVVVPTLIFQGQYDQILGPDAGALTYEAIASSDKELVFLEHSGHFLTVGADREFVWRKAAEWMMARAGGRISTAL from the coding sequence ATGACCGAACAGAGCATACAGCCAGATGCCTTCTACTTTACCAGCGGCCCTGTGGGGTGTCTGCTTCTCCACGAGTTTATGGGTTCGCCGGCAGAGATGCGATCAATGGGAGAGTACTTGGCAGAGAAAGGATTCACCGTGAGCGGACCGCTCCTGCCGGGTCACGGTACAGAGCCCAACAATCTGTCCAACATTCATTGGCGGGACTGGTGGGCAGCGGCAGAGGAAGCCTTCTATGAACTACGAAACAAGTGCCATCTCGTCTTTGTAGCCGGTTTCTCTATGGGCGCGTTACTCGCACTGCGTCTGGCTGCTTACCATCCAGTACGTGGGCTTATCCTTATGGCTCCGGCTATTGCCGAAGGGAATCTGCGATCCGGATTGACGCTTCTCAGACATTATGCTCGGGGCGGGTGCGTGCCCCTTGAGAGAGATGACAGTATTGGGGAGAGTAAAATGTGCCTCAATATCTGGCGTTATGATAAGGCACCTATCCGCGCCATTTTTCAAGTCTATCGGTTGCAGAAAGAGGTGATGCCTTTTCTGAGCCGCGTTGTTGTTCCCACACTGATCTTCCAGGGGCAGTACGACCAAATACTCGGGCCCGATGCCGGGGCCCTGACTTATGAGGCAATCGCCTCCAGCGACAAGGAACTCGTATTTTTAGAACACTCCGGTCACTTCTTAACCGTGGGGGCCGATCGAGAATTCGTCTGGCGTAAGGCCGCCGAATGGATGATGGCCCGGGCCGGCGGGCGGATCAGCACCGCCTTGTAG
- a CDS encoding undecaprenyl/decaprenyl-phosphate alpha-N-acetylglucosaminyl 1-phosphate transferase, with protein sequence MAFFLVFALSFALAFTLAPLTGRLGSRLGIVDMPGGRRRHAGAVSRLGGIALFVAFVIGVLFSRFLPPALSLPMPEGPNPKEPLHVFGILLGSTFLFVVGLWDDRHELGAPTQLIFQIIAALIAIGTEVFIERVTSPFSNQLVVFPWFITAAFTIFWIVGMVNTFNFLDGLDGLAAGVAAITATVLAVHMIREGQYTVSLLPLALLGATLGFLPYNFHPAKVFMGSSGSFFLGYAVATLSIVGGARMATILLVLGVPIMDVAWLIVDRLRRGRSPGLGDRAHLHFRLLDIGISHRVIVLIYWAFCAFFGALALLISSRIYKLIALILLGALTLAVLVLVSRYGGEEDPV encoded by the coding sequence ATGGCTTTTTTTCTCGTCTTCGCTCTTTCATTCGCACTCGCGTTTACCCTAGCACCACTGACTGGCCGTCTGGGCTCTCGGCTGGGCATTGTGGATATGCCGGGTGGCCGGCGTCGGCACGCGGGTGCTGTTTCACGGTTGGGGGGCATCGCCCTTTTCGTGGCCTTTGTGATTGGCGTACTTTTCTCGCGTTTCTTGCCGCCCGCCCTCAGTTTGCCCATGCCAGAGGGGCCTAACCCAAAGGAGCCGCTGCATGTCTTCGGCATCTTGTTGGGTTCGACTTTCCTATTCGTCGTTGGTCTATGGGATGACCGACACGAATTGGGGGCACCCACCCAACTCATTTTCCAGATAATTGCTGCGCTCATTGCCATTGGCACGGAGGTTTTCATCGAGCGCGTCACGAGCCCCTTTTCCAACCAACTCGTCGTATTCCCCTGGTTTATAACGGCGGCTTTCACTATTTTCTGGATCGTGGGCATGGTCAACACCTTCAACTTCTTAGATGGACTAGATGGGTTAGCAGCGGGAGTGGCGGCCATTACTGCCACTGTCTTGGCCGTCCACATGATCCGTGAGGGACAATACACGGTTTCACTATTGCCACTCGCATTACTGGGGGCGACTTTGGGCTTCCTGCCGTATAACTTTCACCCAGCCAAGGTTTTCATGGGTAGTTCGGGCTCCTTCTTCTTGGGCTACGCAGTAGCCACTCTCTCCATAGTCGGCGGCGCGCGCATGGCAACTATCTTGCTCGTCTTAGGCGTCCCGATTATGGACGTGGCGTGGCTAATCGTAGATCGTCTCCGGCGCGGTCGCTCCCCTGGCCTGGGCGATCGGGCTCACCTCCATTTCCGGCTGCTGGATATAGGCATCTCTCACCGCGTTATTGTGCTGATTTACTGGGCCTTTTGCGCCTTCTTTGGTGCCCTCGCTCTGCTCATCTCCTCACGCATCTACAAACTGATCGCTCTCATTTTACTGGGCGCACTGACTCTCGCGGTATTGGTTTTAGTCAGCCGATATGGAGGCGAAGAGGATCCAGTATAA
- the upp gene encoding uracil phosphoribosyltransferase: MKPRVHISQHPLVKHKLTLLRDVNTEPKKFRQLVKEIAILLAYEATADLAVEETVVITPLAQAKGFKLKERIGLIPILRAGLGMVDGVWEMMPAAEVWHIGLYRDERTLRPVQYYNKLPVAPTVQLCLILDPMLATGGSAVATVDILKQWGAQRIKMVAIIAAPEGIERLTSAHPDVDIHVAAIDDHLTPEPKSPGDPPAGYIVPGLGDAGDRQFGTG, encoded by the coding sequence GTGAAACCGAGAGTTCATATCTCACAGCATCCTCTGGTGAAACACAAGTTAACCCTGCTCCGCGATGTGAACACCGAGCCCAAGAAGTTCCGCCAGTTGGTGAAGGAGATCGCGATCCTATTAGCATATGAAGCCACCGCCGATTTAGCAGTAGAGGAAACCGTTGTCATTACCCCGTTAGCCCAGGCGAAAGGCTTTAAGTTAAAAGAGAGGATCGGGCTCATTCCTATCTTGCGGGCGGGGTTAGGGATGGTAGATGGCGTTTGGGAGATGATGCCCGCCGCTGAGGTATGGCATATTGGCCTGTATCGGGACGAGCGTACGCTGCGGCCGGTGCAATACTATAATAAGCTCCCAGTCGCGCCAACGGTGCAACTGTGCCTCATCCTGGACCCTATGTTAGCAACGGGCGGGTCGGCTGTGGCCACAGTGGACATCCTGAAACAGTGGGGGGCGCAGCGCATCAAAATGGTAGCCATCATCGCGGCACCCGAAGGTATTGAGCGCCTGACCAGCGCCCATCCCGACGTGGATATTCACGTGGCCGCTATAGATGATCACTTGACACCTGAGCCGAAGTCCCCTGGTGACCCACCTGCGGGTTATATCGTCCCTGGGCTGGGCGATGCAGGCGATAGGCAATTCGGCACCGGATGA
- a CDS encoding pyruvate ferredoxin oxidoreductase (catalyzes the formation of acetyl-CoA from pyruvate and coenzyme A), protein MVVSLKLKEMAGQVEKLAPGHRLCAGCGEGIVLRQLLAAIDDPVVLGCATGCLEIATSIYPFSSWRVPWIHNAFENVSTTIAGAEAAYRSLVRQGKIEDRGIKFIAIGGDGATYDIGLQWISGAFERGHKFLYVCLNNEAYMNTGIQRSGATPLGASTTTSPAGEVIPGKIQWRKPITKIMAAHDIPYVAQVSPSHWRDLMQKTQKALAADGPSFINAFTSCNRGWRHDTDQTIEISRLAVDTCYWPLYEVEKGVWRLTYKPKEKKPAEEFLKAQGRFRHLFQPKFRHIIEEFQAKVDEEWEWLLQQCGEK, encoded by the coding sequence ATGGTAGTTTCATTGAAGTTAAAAGAGATGGCTGGCCAGGTAGAGAAGTTGGCCCCCGGACATCGTCTGTGCGCAGGCTGCGGCGAGGGTATCGTCCTACGTCAATTGCTCGCGGCGATAGATGATCCGGTAGTCCTCGGCTGTGCCACTGGCTGCTTAGAGATAGCTACTTCTATCTACCCGTTCTCGTCCTGGCGCGTGCCTTGGATTCATAACGCCTTCGAGAACGTATCCACTACTATCGCCGGGGCTGAAGCCGCGTACCGCTCACTGGTGCGCCAGGGTAAGATAGAAGATCGCGGAATCAAGTTTATCGCCATCGGCGGCGATGGGGCAACGTACGACATCGGCTTACAGTGGATTTCAGGTGCCTTCGAGCGCGGGCACAAATTCCTCTACGTGTGCCTTAACAACGAGGCCTACATGAATACGGGCATCCAGAGATCGGGGGCAACGCCCCTTGGTGCAAGCACAACTACATCACCGGCCGGCGAGGTCATCCCTGGCAAAATACAATGGCGCAAGCCCATCACCAAGATCATGGCTGCCCACGATATTCCTTACGTAGCACAAGTATCACCAAGCCACTGGCGCGATCTGATGCAGAAAACACAGAAAGCCCTGGCTGCCGACGGGCCTTCGTTCATCAATGCCTTCACGTCCTGCAACCGCGGCTGGCGACACGATACGGACCAAACCATTGAGATCTCGCGATTGGCCGTGGACACCTGCTACTGGCCGCTTTACGAAGTTGAGAAAGGCGTCTGGCGGCTCACCTATAAACCCAAGGAGAAGAAGCCTGCCGAGGAGTTTCTGAAGGCACAGGGCCGATTCCGCCACCTCTTTCAGCCTAAGTTTCGCCACATCATTGAGGAATTCCAAGCCAAGGTGGATGAGGAATGGGAGTGGCTTCTCCAACAATGTGGGGAGAAGTGA
- the porA gene encoding pyruvate ferredoxin oxidoreductase, with protein sequence MVKSRSMALDGANAVSNAMRQINPDVVAAYPITPQTAIVQNFSQYVADGIVDTEFVPVESEHAAMSACIGAAAAGARVMTATSANGLALMWEVVYIASSLRLPIVMSVVNRALSAPLNIHCDHSDSMGARDAGWIQIFAENAQEAYDNTIQAVRIAEHPDLLTPVMSMQDGFITGHGVERVELLDDAEVREFVGEYKPMYSLLDVDKPTTFGSWDFYDYYFEHKRQQVDALSHALPIIEQVGEEFGQRFGRRYGIFDDYKMDDAEMAIVVLSSTAGTARTVVRELRKNGIKIGLLKPRVFRPFPYKEFAEALQDVQAVGVMDRSTTFGCIEGAGPLFLELCAALFVARNHDTRMVNYIFGLGGRDATPDQIEKVASDLQHIVATGETDPVVRYVGLRE encoded by the coding sequence ATGGTTAAATCAAGGAGCATGGCTCTGGATGGCGCGAACGCCGTTTCTAATGCCATGCGACAAATCAACCCAGACGTAGTCGCTGCCTATCCAATCACCCCACAAACAGCCATTGTGCAGAATTTTTCCCAGTATGTGGCCGACGGCATCGTGGATACTGAATTCGTGCCTGTTGAGAGCGAGCACGCGGCTATGAGTGCGTGCATTGGCGCTGCGGCGGCGGGCGCGCGCGTGATGACGGCCACGTCGGCCAATGGCTTGGCGCTGATGTGGGAGGTGGTATATATTGCCTCATCGCTACGGTTGCCCATCGTGATGTCCGTGGTGAACCGTGCTTTATCCGCGCCCCTCAACATCCACTGCGACCATAGCGATTCGATGGGTGCGCGCGACGCGGGTTGGATCCAGATCTTTGCCGAAAACGCTCAAGAGGCCTATGACAACACAATTCAGGCCGTACGCATCGCGGAACATCCGGACTTGCTTACGCCGGTCATGTCTATGCAAGATGGCTTTATCACCGGTCACGGCGTGGAGCGAGTAGAACTCCTGGACGACGCCGAGGTAAGGGAGTTTGTGGGAGAGTACAAACCCATGTATTCGCTCTTAGATGTGGATAAGCCCACAACCTTCGGCTCCTGGGATTTCTACGACTACTATTTCGAACACAAACGCCAACAAGTTGACGCTCTGAGCCATGCTTTGCCGATCATCGAACAAGTAGGGGAAGAATTTGGCCAGAGGTTCGGGCGCCGCTACGGCATCTTTGACGATTACAAGATGGATGACGCAGAGATGGCCATCGTGGTGCTTAGTTCCACGGCGGGCACAGCGCGCACTGTGGTCCGAGAGTTACGCAAGAACGGTATCAAGATCGGGTTACTGAAGCCTCGCGTGTTCCGACCCTTCCCTTATAAAGAATTCGCCGAAGCACTTCAGGACGTGCAGGCGGTGGGCGTGATGGACCGTTCCACAACATTTGGTTGCATCGAGGGTGCAGGGCCACTGTTCTTAGAGTTATGTGCGGCATTGTTCGTGGCTCGCAATCACGATACTCGTATGGTGAACTACATCTTCGGGTTGGGCGGCCGCGATGCTACACCAGACCAAATTGAGAAAGTAGCCTCGGATTTGCAACACATTGTCGCCACTGGTGAGACGGACCCAGTGGTCCGCTACGTGGGGTTGCGTGAGTAG
- a CDS encoding 4Fe-4S binding protein: MPKLDATWKEANIAGLVFEPGSSVEYKTGAWRTMRPVHDASKCTNCMICWVYCPDGAIIVQDGKWVAFDYDHCKGCGICAVECPVKVEAHTVTGQPGKVIQMVEETKFEG, from the coding sequence ATGCCAAAACTAGATGCCACATGGAAAGAAGCAAACATTGCTGGACTAGTGTTCGAGCCTGGCAGCTCAGTAGAATATAAGACTGGCGCCTGGCGCACTATGCGTCCTGTCCATGATGCCAGCAAGTGCACCAATTGCATGATTTGCTGGGTGTACTGTCCCGACGGAGCGATCATAGTCCAGGATGGAAAGTGGGTTGCTTTTGATTATGACCACTGTAAGGGCTGTGGCATTTGCGCTGTAGAGTGCCCAGTGAAAGTGGAAGCCCATACCGTTACCGGACAGCCGGGCAAAGTCATCCAGATGGTCGAAGAGACCAAGTTTGAGGGGTAG